From the Lolium rigidum isolate FL_2022 chromosome 2, APGP_CSIRO_Lrig_0.1, whole genome shotgun sequence genome, one window contains:
- the LOC124686996 gene encoding expansin-A24-like, with protein MAPAPAIAVSLLALACCCLAVTTADKAPIKWQRANATFYGGADASGTMGGACGYDNLYTAGYGTRTAALSTVLFDDGASCGQCYKIACDRKRADPAFCKPGVTVTITATNLCPPNDALPNENGGWCNLPRPHFDMAQPAWEKIGVYKGGIIPVMYQRVPCVRKGGVRFRMVGHDYFNVVIVMNVAGAGSIKSMDIKSSDSNDWLSMSRNWGANWQSGSYLTGKMLSFRITITDGQTIEFNNVVTGGWKFGQTFASKLQFK; from the exons ATGGCGCCAGCTCCAGCTATCGCGGTGTCTTTGCTCGCGCTCGCCTGCTGTTGTCTGGCAGTAACCACCGCGGACAAAGCACCGATCAAGTGGCAGAGGGCCAACGCGACGTTCTACGGCGGCGCTGACGCTTCAGGCACCATGG GCGGAGCGTGCGGGTACGACAACCTCTACACGGCGGGGTATGGAACACGAACGGCGGCGCTGAGCACGGTGCTGTTCGACGACGGCGCCTCATGCGGGCAGTGCTACAAGATCGCGTGTGACCGCAAGCGGGCGGACCCAGCCTTCTGCAAACCCGGAGTCACGGTGACGATCACGGCCACGAACCTCTGCCCGCCTAACGACGCGCTCCCGAACGAGAACGGCGGATGGTGCAACCTGCCGAGGCCGCACTTTGACATGGCGCAGCCGGCCTGGGAGAAGATCGGCGTCTATAAGGGTGGCATCATCCCCGTCATGTACCAGAG GGTTCCATGTGTGAGGAAGGGCGGGGTGCGGTTCAGGATGGTTGGTCACGATTACTTCAACGTAGTCATTGTGATGAACGTCGCGGGCGCTGGTTCGATCAAATCCATGGATATCAAAAGCTCCGATTCGAACGACTGGTTGTCCATGTCCCGTAACTGGGGCGCAAACTGGCAGTCTGGAAGCTACCTTACTGGAAAAATGCTCTCGTTCAGAATTACTATCACGGATGGGCAGACGATCGAGTTCAACAATGTTGTGACGGGCGGATGGAAGTTTGGACAGACATTCGCGAGCAAATTGCAGTTCAAGTGA
- the LOC124686998 gene encoding expansin-A24-like has protein sequence MAPAPAIAVALLALACCWLAVTAADTAPIKWQRANATFYGGADASGTMGGACGYDNLYTAGYGTRTAALSTVLFDDGASCGQCYKIACDRKRADPAFCKPGVTVTITATNLCPPNDALPNENGGWCNLPRPHFDMAQPAWEKIGVYKGGIIPVMYQRVPCVRKGGVRFRMVGHDYFNVVTVMNVAGAGSIKSMDIKSSDSNDWLSMSRNWGANWQSGSYLTGKMLSFRITITDGQTIEFNNVVTAGWKFGQTFASKLQFK, from the exons ATGGCGCCAGCTCCAGCTATCGCGGTGGCGTTGCTCGCGCTCGCCTGCTGTTGGTTGGCAGTAACCGCCGCGGACACAGCACCGATCAAGTGGCAGAGGGCCAACGCGACGTTCTACGGCGGCGCTGACGCCTCGGGCACCATGG GCGGAGCGTGCGGGTACGACAACCTCTACACGGCGGGGTACGGAACGCGGACGGCGGCGCTGAGCACAGTGCTGTTCGACGACGGCGCCTCGTGCGGGCAGTGCTACAAGATCGCGTGCGACCGCAAGCGGGCGGACCCAGCCTTCTGCAAACCCGGAGTCACGGTGACGATCACAGCCACGAACCTATGCCCGCCTAACGACGCGCTTCCTAACGAGAACGGCGGATGGTGCAACCTGCCGAGGCCGCACTTTGACATGGCGCAGCCGGCCTGGGAGAAGATCGGCGTCTATAAGGGTGGCATCATCCCCGTCATGTACCAGAG GGTTCCATGCGTGAGGAAGGGCGGGGTGCGGTTCAGGATGGTTGGTCACGATTACTTCAACGTAGTCACTGTGATGAACGTCGCAGGCGCTGGTTCGATCAAGTCCATGGATATCAAAAGCTCCGATTCGAACGACTGGCTGTCGATGTCCCGTAATTGGGGGGCAAACTGGCAGTCTGGAAGCTACCTTACTGGAAAAATGCTCTCGTTCAGAATTACCATCACGGATGGACAGACGATCGAGTTCAACAATGTTGTGACGGCCGGTTGGAAGTTTGGGCAGACATTTGCGAGCAAATTGCAGTTCAAGTGA